Proteins co-encoded in one Paracrocinitomix mangrovi genomic window:
- a CDS encoding M20/M25/M40 family metallo-hydrolase gives MKSLTLTAALFLGVSVFGHEGTPNPDSVFIRKIYDEALEKGQAYDNLRTLCKDIGARVTGSSEAEMAVKWGEKLLKSYQFDEVYLQEIEVPHWERGTKETCWIENESGEVKKLSVLALGGSVGTGGLIEGEVVVFNSLEELKAADKALVKNKIVFLNRPFDQKLLQMFKAYGACANQRHSGPNEGGKLGAKAVVIRSLASSTDEHAHTGSTHYDADVDSIPGAAISTVDADVLSAWLQKGKVTLKLEMDCRIYPNVKSHNVIAEMKGNKDNKIITFGGHLDSWDVGEGAHDDGAGIVHSIEALRILKQLGYKPNHTLRCVLFMNEENGNFGGKSYAKIAHDKGEEHICALESDRGGFLPIGFDIQGTDEQVSIVQTYASMLKGFELYNFQKGYSGVDIRPLTEYYPEMIQLGMSISSQRYFDYHHSEADVFENVNKRELHLGAGAFAALIYLMDKTI, from the coding sequence ATGAAATCACTAACATTAACAGCAGCATTGTTTCTTGGTGTCTCAGTATTTGGACACGAGGGGACTCCCAACCCTGATTCGGTATTCATTAGAAAAATTTATGATGAAGCCCTAGAAAAAGGACAGGCGTATGATAATTTGAGAACTTTATGCAAGGATATTGGCGCCAGAGTTACCGGTTCATCTGAAGCAGAAATGGCTGTTAAATGGGGAGAAAAATTACTTAAATCTTATCAATTTGATGAGGTGTACCTTCAAGAAATTGAAGTTCCACATTGGGAAAGAGGAACCAAAGAAACTTGTTGGATTGAAAATGAATCGGGAGAGGTTAAAAAACTCAGTGTATTAGCTCTTGGAGGTTCAGTAGGAACAGGTGGGTTAATTGAAGGCGAAGTTGTGGTTTTTAATTCACTGGAAGAATTAAAAGCTGCTGATAAAGCTTTGGTAAAAAATAAAATTGTTTTTCTGAATAGACCTTTTGATCAGAAATTATTACAAATGTTCAAGGCTTATGGTGCTTGTGCAAATCAACGTCATAGTGGTCCAAATGAAGGTGGTAAGTTAGGTGCTAAAGCAGTTGTGATTAGATCATTGGCTTCATCAACAGATGAACATGCACATACTGGTTCAACGCATTATGATGCAGATGTTGATAGTATTCCCGGAGCGGCAATAAGTACGGTAGATGCAGATGTTCTTTCTGCTTGGTTGCAAAAAGGAAAAGTCACTTTAAAATTGGAGATGGATTGCCGTATATACCCGAATGTAAAGTCTCACAATGTAATTGCGGAGATGAAAGGGAATAAGGATAATAAAATCATCACTTTTGGCGGCCATCTTGATTCTTGGGATGTGGGTGAAGGAGCACATGATGATGGGGCTGGGATTGTACATAGTATTGAAGCATTGAGAATTTTAAAACAGCTTGGTTATAAACCTAATCATACTTTGAGATGCGTTCTTTTTATGAATGAAGAAAACGGGAATTTTGGAGGAAAATCTTATGCTAAAATTGCTCATGATAAAGGAGAGGAACATATTTGTGCTTTAGAAAGTGATAGAGGAGGTTTTTTACCAATAGGATTCGATATTCAAGGTACGGATGAGCAAGTGAGTATTGTTCAAACTTATGCTTCCATGTTGAAGGGATTTGAATTATATAACTTCCAAAAAGGGTATAGTGGTGTCGATATTCGTCCACTAACTGAGTATTATCCTGAAATGATTCAATTAGGAATGTCTATTTCTTCTCAGCGCTATTTTGATTATCATCATTCTGAAGCAGATGTTTTTGAAAATGTAAACAAAAGAGAATTACATCTTGGGGCTGGCGCTTTTGCCGCCTTAATATATCTGATGGACAAAACAATTTAA
- a CDS encoding glycosyltransferase family 39 protein produces the protein MSLIKRNIDIIIILLIGFILRFTISFTHSYSNDELSAINRLQYDNFSDLIEYGVKTGDMHPAGVQVFMKAWSYVGGVNEMGMRFPFVICGVISILLVFLIGNKWINRQTGVIAAILLSLLYFPIMNAEFARPYSPGLMFSLLSAWFYLKILFEEKTNYKDAIFLGLSVAAAMYTHHFAFLFVGWLCVSGLIFIKLKKLKYLLIAGVLAIVLYLPHIPITQYQLDVGGLQWLGPPDDNWLLQFVFYAFNESWWLIGLLIGLIALTFVLKEKEQAENVKSLILFVVWFFGIYTVGHIYSWVGTPVLKFPVMLFAFPFLLLIIGWWLSKFRYQGILSALLMVTTAFSTIQEKDLYGHMHYELFKEVADDILKWEDQYGAENIYTVYNLNNPNYMNFYANQKDRTIQFDWDVIEFGDAANIREDLLKIKNDKTYCIVGYSGRLTLPQVFETCKEFYPNIIAAKKYNNSAVFLLSNIGSKSIEQKSADLAVFYPTEENEGWRFNKEFVSVDSLYELRRHGREAFTYELNESNPYGPDYEFELSRIKNPENKYIKVEVVARMLEEAQLTASVSANNDKGLPIIHLSEPFWLGRDLERMILTSQNHKGYFVFKIPDFLEKTDVLKISLWNRKPSIPVYIQSITIQVFDNIWN, from the coding sequence ATCATTATCCTATTGATTGGATTTATCCTTCGATTTACTATTTCATTTACGCATTCATATTCAAATGATGAGCTGAGTGCAATTAACAGATTACAATACGATAATTTCAGTGATCTCATTGAATACGGCGTAAAAACAGGAGACATGCACCCTGCTGGTGTGCAGGTGTTCATGAAAGCCTGGTCGTATGTTGGAGGGGTGAATGAAATGGGGATGAGATTTCCTTTTGTTATTTGTGGTGTCATCTCAATTTTACTTGTTTTCTTAATAGGAAATAAATGGATTAATAGACAAACAGGTGTAATAGCTGCTATCTTATTATCCCTACTATATTTTCCTATAATGAATGCCGAATTTGCGCGTCCTTATAGTCCCGGTTTAATGTTTTCCCTTTTATCGGCCTGGTTTTATTTGAAGATATTATTTGAAGAAAAGACCAATTATAAAGATGCTATTTTTCTAGGATTATCGGTTGCAGCTGCAATGTACACGCATCATTTTGCTTTCTTATTTGTGGGATGGTTATGTGTTTCAGGTTTGATTTTTATCAAACTAAAGAAATTGAAGTACCTGCTTATTGCAGGTGTCTTGGCAATTGTTCTTTATTTACCTCACATTCCAATTACACAGTACCAGTTGGATGTAGGTGGTTTGCAGTGGTTAGGTCCACCGGATGATAATTGGTTATTACAGTTTGTTTTTTATGCCTTTAATGAGTCCTGGTGGTTGATAGGTTTATTGATTGGCTTAATTGCATTGACATTTGTATTGAAAGAAAAAGAACAAGCTGAAAATGTCAAATCACTCATTTTGTTCGTAGTGTGGTTTTTTGGAATCTATACTGTTGGACACATTTATTCCTGGGTTGGCACTCCTGTTTTAAAATTCCCTGTAATGTTATTTGCCTTTCCTTTTCTATTGCTAATTATTGGTTGGTGGCTTTCAAAATTCAGGTATCAAGGAATATTAAGTGCATTATTGATGGTTACTACTGCTTTTTCTACAATTCAAGAAAAAGATCTGTATGGGCATATGCATTATGAATTATTCAAAGAAGTTGCTGATGATATATTAAAATGGGAAGATCAATACGGAGCTGAAAATATTTATACAGTCTATAATTTGAACAATCCCAATTACATGAATTTTTATGCAAATCAAAAAGATAGGACTATTCAATTTGATTGGGATGTTATCGAATTTGGTGATGCTGCCAATATTAGAGAGGATTTATTAAAAATAAAAAACGACAAAACTTATTGCATTGTTGGTTATTCAGGAAGACTTACACTTCCTCAAGTTTTTGAAACATGTAAAGAATTTTATCCGAATATTATCGCAGCTAAAAAGTACAATAATTCTGCAGTTTTCCTTTTATCTAATATTGGTTCAAAATCTATAGAACAAAAAAGCGCGGATCTAGCTGTATTTTACCCAACAGAAGAAAATGAAGGCTGGAGATTCAATAAAGAATTTGTGTCAGTAGATTCATTGTATGAATTAAGAAGGCATGGAAGGGAGGCTTTTACGTATGAATTGAATGAGTCAAATCCATATGGACCGGATTATGAATTTGAGTTAAGTAGAATTAAAAATCCTGAAAACAAGTATATCAAAGTAGAGGTAGTTGCTAGAATGTTAGAAGAGGCGCAGTTAACAGCATCAGTGTCAGCCAATAATGATAAAGGATTACCGATTATTCATTTGAGTGAGCCTTTTTGGTTAGGTAGAGATTTAGAAAGAATGATTTTAACTAGTCAGAATCACAAAGGGTATTTTGTATTTAAAATACCGGACTTTTTAGAGAAAACAGATGTGTTAAAAATCAGTCTGTGGAATAGAAAACCATCTATTCCGGTATATATTCAAAGTATAACTATTCAGGTGTTTGATAATATCTGGAATTAA